In the Vogesella sp. XCS3 genome, GCGGGTGGCCCAGCAGCGCGGCGGCCTGGTGACGGGCGGTGTCCCACAGGCCAAAGTAATGCGCGGTATCCACGGTGGCGTCGCCGTCGCGGTAGGGGATGGACAGGCCGCCGCCGGCAGAGATGGCGTGCAGGTCGTGGCCGGCGTCTTTCACCAGGCGTACCAGATTCACCATGGCACCGCACACTTCTTGCAGGTGGCCGTAATCCACACCGGAGCCGATGTGCATGTGCAGGCCCACCAGCTGCAGGCCGTGCTGGCGGATCACCGCCAGTGCCGCCGGCAGGTCGCTATGCCAGATGCCGTGCTTGCTGTGCTCGCCGCCGGTGTTGGTCTTGTTGCTGTGGCCGTGGCCAAAGCCGGGGTTGATGCGCAGCCACACGCGGTGACCGGGGTGGGCGGCGCCCAGCTGGTGCAGCATGTCGATGGAGCCGGCGTTTACCGGAATGTTGTGCTCCACCACCAGCGCCAGCGTGTCGCGGTCGATCAGGTCGGCGGTAAACACAATGCCGGACGGCTCGCCCTGGGCGTCGTAGCCGGCGGCCAGCGCGCGCAGGATTTCGCCACGCGATACCGCGTCTACCTTTACGCCCTGTTCGCGCATCAGGCGCAGGATGTGGGTGTTGCTGCAGGCCTTTTGTGCAAAGCGGATGGTGTCGAAGGCGGCCAGCTCGGCAATGCGCTGGCGAATGGTGGCGGCGTCGTACGTCCACAG is a window encoding:
- the lysA gene encoding diaminopimelate decarboxylase, with the translated sequence MQTPDTSRLAGLAARYGTPLWTYDAATIRQRIAELAAFDTIRFAQKACSNTHILRLMREQGVKVDAVSRGEILRALAAGYDAQGEPSGIVFTADLIDRDTLALVVEHNIPVNAGSIDMLHQLGAAHPGHRVWLRINPGFGHGHSNKTNTGGEHSKHGIWHSDLPAALAVIRQHGLQLVGLHMHIGSGVDYGHLQEVCGAMVNLVRLVKDAGHDLHAISAGGGLSIPYRDGDATVDTAHYFGLWDTARHQAAALLGHPLALEIEPGRYLVAESGNLLAEVRATKDVGRNHFVLVDAGFNELMRPSMYGSYHHITVVPQDGVLREEKPSVVAGPLCESGDVFTQGDGGVVLPRSLPAANVGDLLVFHDTGAYGASMSSNYNSRPLIAEVLVDGDSDRLIRRRQTVEELLALEAL